One window from the genome of Chaetodon trifascialis isolate fChaTrf1 chromosome 20, fChaTrf1.hap1, whole genome shotgun sequence encodes:
- the tjp2a gene encoding tight junction protein ZO-2a isoform X4, which produces MPVNGGGLLSLGRYATQYFTNPVMEETVWEQYTVTLQRDPKMGFGIAVSGGRDNPNEESGETSIVVSDVLQGGPADGLLFENDRVVQVNAIPMDGAIHSFAVQTLRKCGKVAKVTVKRPRKVPVNLLNRPPSPDDRVFNNDYNEDYNYEQDRRSVYSGRSGGGRDHSLERERGGGGYMDSGYQTRERDYDRDYDRRERGRSMERDLSPDRQYRRDGSRGRTLDRERSPDRPYRSEHMLARDFSPDRRYRSERALDRDHSPDRRYRSERALDREYSPDRRYRSERMLDRTNSPDLRHRHDSRSPARGRGRDHSFERGRDRIPSDPRKYDEPLKRSGSRDRLDRSPSPAAMPIPLARPARDLEPLEKPLNVLLLKNRPNEEYGLRLGSQLFIKEMTNTGLASRDGNLQEGDIILKINGTVTENLSLSDAGKLIEKSRGKLQLVVQRDRRQVLIRVPPMVDSDSELDDISEIESYRSYSPQDDRRGHHSDLSSHSSNERLRDKPREDPPNRLAKMGAMPTPFRGSDRVVEDTPPLQAEREEPRSETPPAPAVTVAPKVHAPPKVPMKPSIEDQEVYGPNTVMVRFLKGDSVGLRLAGGNDVGIFIAGVQEDSAAEQEGLRTGDQIMKVNNVDFRGMVREDAVLYLLEIPKGEDVTILAQSKPEVYKDILASGRGDSFFIRTHFEYEKEAPQSLPFTRGEIFKVTDTLYDGKLGNWLAIRSDKDNQLLEKGIIPNKSRAEQMSNVQNAARAASGNDRGDFWRLRGQRAAKKKDLRKSREDLSAAPVATRFPAYERVVLREAGFKRPVVIFGPISDAVNEKLANDMPNDFVIAKTEPKDAGSEKSSGVVRLNTIRQIIEQDHHALLDVTPKAVDTLNYTQWYPIVIFLNPDSKQGIKTMRSRLVPGSTRSARKLYEQSVKLRKTCSHLFTGSIDLNSANDAWYGSVKDSIREQQDRAVWVCEGKLDGSEEDLDLHDDRMSYLSAMSADYLSMDSRLTSDYEDTADEGGAYTDNELDEPLDEPQPVSAISRSSEPVLPDEKPHPEPRARMRRSGSREMLNREPSPPPSFVPEPPKVRVQTRTDSSRSYDSHSSSTISSDAVGGNKPPPPPVALKPSIIRLNQPSEEQSPEREEEDPANKSFLGKKMGDQIKAFEKMDHLARAQRMLELQEAESARLEIAQKHPDIYAVPVKLPKPNLNRPQPIGSSSNPEQHTPFRPPYSETRGHEDDEDEYRRQLADQTKRGYYNPQKYKDTEL; this is translated from the exons ACAGTGAAGAGGCCCAGGAAAGTCCCAGTCAATCTGCTGAACCGCCCCCCGTCACCTGATGACAGAGTCTTCAACAATGACTATAATGAAGATTACAACTACGAGCAGGACCGCCGCAGTGTGTACAGCGGGCGGAGTGGAGGTGGGAGGGATCACAGCCTGGAGAGGGAGCGAGGTGGAGGAGGCTATATGGACTCTGGCTACCAAACACGTGAGCGTGACTATGACAGGGACTATGACCGTCGGGAACGCGGCAGGAGCATGGAGAGGGACCTGAGCCCGGACCGCCAGTACAGGAGAGACGGCAGCAGAGGTCGCACTTTGGACAGAGAGCGCAGCCCGGATCGCCCCTACAGGAGCGAGCACATGCTCGCCCGCGACTTCAGCCCGGACAGAAGGTACCGCAGCGAGCGCGCATTAGATCGAGACCACAGTCCCGATCGGCGCTACCGCAGCGAGCGAGCCCTCGACCGGGAGTACAGCCCAGACAGGCGCTACCGCAGCGAGCGAATGCTGGACCGCACCAACAGCCCAGACCTACGCCACAGACATGACAGCCGCAGCCCGGCTCGAGGCCGCGGGCGTGACCACAGCTTCGAACGAGGACGTGACCGCATCCCCAGCGACCCAAGGAAGTACGACGAGCCACTGAAGCGGAGTGGGAGCAGAGACCGTCTGGACCGCTCACCGTCACCCGCAGCCATGCCCATCCCTCTGGCCCGCCCCGCCAGGGACCTGGAGCCACTGGAGAAACCTttgaatgtgctgctgctgaagaaccGGCCCAACGAGG AGTATGGCCTTCGTCTGGGCAGTCAGCTCTTCATCAAAGAGATGACCAACACTGGACTTGCTAGCAGAGACGGGAACCTGCAAGAAGGAGACATTATATTAAAG attAACGGCACGGTGACAGAAAACCTGTCTCTCAGCGACGCGGGGAAGCTGATCGAGAAGTCTCGTGGGAAGCTCCAGCTGGTagtgcagagagacagacggcaggTGCTGATCCGCGTCCCTCCAATGGTGGACAGCGACTCAGAGCTCGATG ATATTTCGGAGATCGAGTCGTACCGCTCCTACTCGCCACAGGATGACAGGCGGGGCCACCACTCTGacctctcctcccactcctccaaTGAGAGGCTTAGAGATAAGCCAAG AGAGGACCCACCCAACAGGCTGGCAAAAATGGGCGCCATGCCAACACCATTCAGAGGTTCCGACAGAGTTGTAGAAGACACGCCCCCTttgcaggcagagagggaggagccACGATCAGAAACGCCACCAG caCCAGCAGTCACTGTCGCCCCAAAGGTTCACGCTCCTCCTAAGGTGCCAATGAAACCCAGCATAGAGGACCAGGAAGTATATGG GCCAAACACAGTGATGGTGCGCTTCCTGAAAGGCGACAGCGTGGGTCTGAGGCTGGCGGGGGGGAATGATGTCGGGATCTTCATCGCGGGTGTTCAGGAGGACAGTGCAGCTGAGCAGGAGGGGCTCCGCACAGGAGACCAGATCATGAAG GTGAACAACGTGGACTTCAGAGGCATGGTGCGTGAGGATGCTGTCCTCTACCTCCTGGAGATTCCCAAAGGAGAAGATGTGACCATTCTTGCTCAAAGCAAGCCTGAAG tgtacAAGGACATTTTAGCATCTGGCAGAGGCGACTCTTTCTTCATCAGGACCCACTTTGAGTATGAGAAGGAGGCTCCTCAGAGCCTTCCTTTCACCAGAGGAGAGATCTTCAAAGTGACAGACACGCTTTATGATGGCAAACTGGGCAACTGGCTGGCAATCCGCTCTGACAAAGACaaccagctgctggagaaaggAATCATCCCAAACaagagcag agcagagcaaatGTCCAACGTCCAGAATGCTGCTCGGGCTGCATCAGGCAACGACAGGGGAGACTTCTGGAGGCTGAGAGGTCAAAGGGCAGCAAAGAAGAAAGACTTACGCAAGAGCAGAGAGGACCTGAGCGCAGCTCCAGTCGCCACGCGATTCCCCGCCTACGAGAGAGTGGTCTTACGTGAAG CTGGTTTCAAGAGACCTGTGGTGATATTTGGGCCCATTTCCGATGCAGTGAATGAAAAACTGGCCAACGACATGCCGAATGACTTTGTCATCGCCA AAACAGAGCCCAAGGATGCAGGAAGTGAGAAATCCTCGGGAGTGGTGAGGCTAAACACCATCAGGCAAATCATTGAACAG gACCATCACGCTCTGCTGGATGTGACTCCCAAAGCCGTGGACACTCTGAACTACACCCAGTGGTATCCCATCGTCATCTTCCTGAACCCAGACAGCAAGCAGGGCATCAAGACCATGAGGAGCCGCCTCGTGCCCGGATCCACCCGCAGCGCACGCAAGTTGTACGAGCAGTCTGTCAAGCTGAGGAAGACCTGCTCACACCTTTTCACCGGTAG TATCGACCTGAACTCGGCCAATGACGCGTGGTACGGCAGCGTGAAAGATTCCATTCGtgagcagcaggacagagcggtgtgggtgtgtgagggCAAG tTGGATGGCTCAGAGGAGGACCTGGATCTCCATGACGACCGCATGTCCTACCTGTCGGCAATGAGCGCAGACTACCTGAGCATGGACAGTCGTCTGACCAGCGACTACGAAGACACAGCGGATGAGGGCGGGGCTTATACTGACAACGAGCTGGATGAACCGTTGGACGAGCCCCAACCAGTGTCGGCCATCAGTCGATCATCAGAGCCCGTACTGCCAGATGAG AAGCCTCACCCTGAACCCCGGGCTCGTATGAGGAGGTCAGGGAGCAGAGAGATGCTGAACAGAGAGCCCAGCCCTCCCCCTTCTTTTGTCCCCGAGCCCCCGAAG GTGCGGGTTCAGACTCGGACTGACTCATCACGGAGCTATGACTCACActccagcagcaccatcagcagcGACGCAGTGGGCGGAAACAAGCCGCCTCCCCCTCCGGTGGCCCTGAAGCCCAGCATCATCCGTCTGAACCAGCCGTCGGAGGAGCAGAGCccggagagggaggaggaggaccccGCCAACAAGTCCTTCCTGGGCAAG AAAATGGGTGACCAG ATAAAAGCTTTTGAGAAGATGGACCACCTGGCGCGAGCTCAGAggatgctggagctgcaggaggcagaAAGCGCTCGA CTGGAAATCGCCCAGAAGCATCCAGACATCTATGCCGTCCCAGTTAAACTGCCAAAACCCAACCTGAACCGTCCTCAGCCAATAGG ttCCAGCTCCAATCCCGAGCAGCATACTCCCTTCAGGCCACCGTACTCTGAGACCAGAGGACACGAGGACGACGAGGACGAGTACCGCAGGCAGTTGGCCGACCAGACCAAGAGAGGATACTACAATCCTCAGAAATACAAAGACACTGAGCTGTAA